The genomic interval GTGACGGGTAGGAAGGTTTACGCTGCAGGGCAGTGGAGCAGTGCTGCTGTGTCTTCACTGCTCACCCCAAAGCCTCAGGAGCCTGTCGCCAAAGAGATCAGTGCTTCACAGCCAGAGGTGAACTATCATATtcaacagatttattttctttgtcatgtATGGATTCAACCGCTCTTTAAAATAGAAACTATTGTTAAGCTGTTTTGCTGTGTGtgactaaaacaaaaacatcagctTAACCCATTTAACGGAAACACTTCCCACTGTGTTGTGTACCATTTGCAtaatttgcttaaaaaaaatcccttctgtTTCTCAGTAGATGATATTCCATTTCCTTTCCCAGCACTTTGTTTTCGAACATTGTGTTCTACAAAGTCCCTGAGAGGTTTggtaatttttaaaaataaagtctATACTGTGTTGTGCATGGTGTCAGTCTGCCACAGTGTCCAGTCCAGAGTCTGCAGCGGTCGAAGCTTTGGAGGTCAGCTCCACCACAGACATCAGCTCATCCCAAAGTGCCACGATACCAGAAACAGAGGTGGAATCAGCAGAGTCTGTTCCTTCCTCTGATGAACCCATTGCTGCTGACATAACAAAAGAGGCATCATCTGTAACACTAACAGAGATCTCCCCCGACCAGGCCccgacagagacaaacacaggtaTTGTAGGTATTgatctgtgtgcttgtgtttatgTCTCCGTCTCTGTTTCACACACAAGTCACACGAGGGGTTCCACTGATGATgtgctgtgtttcctctcctgtccaGATGCTGTGGTACATTTAGTGCCGGCAGAAACAGAAGCCGCTCCTCCCTCCGAGGAACTACCCGCCTCTGTTGAAAACGAAGCGCcatcaaatacaaaacaagccccAGATGAGGTCTCAAATGAAGCAAGCCCAGCTGAGTCCACGGGGAGCATAGAGCCAGAGATGGTAGAAGCTGCCACTGTCCAGTCTGCAGAGGGCGAGGTTGCTCCTTCCTCTGAAGAACTACTCGCCCCTGTTGAAAGCAAAGAGCCATCGGACACAGAACAAGCACCAGATGAGGTCTCAAATGAAGCAAGCCCAGCCGAGTCCACGGCGAGCGTAGAACCAGAGAGTGTAGAAGCTGCCCCTGCCCAGTCTGCAGAGGGCGACGTTGCTCCTTCTGAAGAACTACTCGCCCCTGTTGAAAGCAAAGAGCCATTGGACACAGAACAAGCACCAGAGGAGGTCTCAAATGAAGCAAGCCCAGCCGAGTCCACGGCGAGCGTAGAACCAGAGAGTGTAGAAGCTGCCCCTGTCCAGTCTGCTGAGGTTGAGGCTGATCCTTCCACTGAGGAACCACCTTTAGATGAGCCAGCAGGTATTCTGCCTTCATGTAAAATAG from Limanda limanda chromosome 10, fLimLim1.1, whole genome shotgun sequence carries:
- the apool gene encoding MICOS complex subunit MIC27 → MAAKVVMVAVPAVLGIASIRVYTVSEAPADGLVTREKLNVYTPLLPSAEVQFVPRSPGVIESGLTAARETILPFALAVKGACVSVKRQSVNLYHSGQDVFYYLKDPPPGFLPRFGTITMAGLLGMFLARKGSRVKRVAVPLGLMSAGVSVCYPAQAVAVVKVTGRKVYAAGQWSSAAVSSLLTPKPQEPVAKEISASQPESATVSSPESAAVEALEVSSTTDISSSQSATIPETEVESAESVPSSDEPIAADITKEASSVTLTEISPDQAPTETNTDAVVHLVPAETEAAPPSEELPASVENEAPSNTKQAPDEVSNEASPAESTGSIEPEMVEAATVQSAEGEVAPSSEELLAPVESKEPSDTEQAPDEVSNEASPAESTASVEPESVEAAPAQSAEGDVAPSEELLAPVESKEPLDTEQAPEEVSNEASPAESTASVEPESVEAAPVQSAEVEADPSTEEPPLDEPAEPVIESAEPESTAQPEVADQFAAAAVEETPPPPEQPAAEPSKGGSGFNPDPSLMDFGQSNPEDEDLYSTRS